A genomic window from Solanum dulcamara chromosome 11, daSolDulc1.2, whole genome shotgun sequence includes:
- the LOC129874953 gene encoding uncharacterized protein LOC129874953, with amino-acid sequence MNLFNFNCKCKFNSFFTVYLPPPHNSLCNRRTTRFSVRFSSESTHRVKLAETLQSETLKLLEWPAVCQQLSAFTSTSMGFSAAQSARIPVGKTPEESSRLLSQTSAAVAVPQPLDFSGIEDVSPIVDAAVAGGILSIRELCSVKRTLAAARFMLQQLEEIDFSERYSPLKEILQSCDFLVELEQKIEFCIDCSFSVILDRASEDLEIIRSERKRNMDNLESLLKQLSTQVFQGGGFDRPLVTKRRSRMCVAVRATHRSLLPNSVILDTSSSGSTYFMEPKEAVELNNMEVKLSSSERVEEQTILSLLTSEIAECNMKIKHLLDKILEIDLAFARAAHAQWMGGACPALSSRNCNISQSEHLSANIEGIRHPLLLESSLRNLSTDVSPRSPDLDQGNGVMDFETKSHAHFPVPIDIKIGHGTKVVVISGPNTGGKTASMKTLGLASVMLKAGMYLPAQNQPRLPWFDLILADIGDQQSLEQSLSTFSGHISRLREILEVASRESLVLIDEIGSGTDPSEGVALSESILQYLKDRVNLAVVTTHYADLTRLKDKDNRFETAATEFSLETLQPTYRILWGSMGESNALNIAKSMGFDEKIIERAELWVNKLMPDNQQEQKGLLYRSLIEERDRLESQAMEAASLHSDIMNIYNEINNEAQDLDVREAALIAKETRDIQQEVRTVKNEIQTIVQRFESQLRNVSADEINTIVKKAEAAIASIVEAHQPSKDSLVREMGQSLYTPQVGEQAYVKAFGNKLATVVEESRDDDTILVQFGKIRVRVGISSIRPIPPDASSSSANLKTQVQRIRSLRDLGSVSEASKNQQDSYGPVLQTSKNTVDLRGLRVEDASHRLNMAIDSRAPNSVIFVIHGMGTGVVKESALKLLRDHPRVAMFEQESPMNYGCTVAYIK; translated from the exons ATGAAtctcttcaacttcaactgcaAATGCAAATTCAACAGTTTCTTCACCGTTTATCTTCCTCCGCCTCATAACTCGCTCTGTAACCGTCGTACAACTCGGTTTTCTGTTCGCTTCTCATCCGAGTCCACTCACAGAGTCAAACTCGCCGAGACACTGCAATCCGAAACCTTGAAGCTTTTAGAATGGCCCGCCGTGTGTCAACAGCTCTCCGCCTTCACATCCACATCCATGGGATTCTCTGCCGCACAATCTGCTCGGATTCCGGTGGGTAAAACTCCTGAAGAGAGCAGTAGACTCCTCTCTCAGACCTCGGCCGCCGTGGCAGTTCCTCAGCCGTTGGATTTCTCTGGAATTGAGGATGTTTCTCCTATTGTTGATGCTGCCGTTGCAGGCGGTATACTCTCTATTCGTGAACTTTGCTCTGTGAAACGGACCTTGGCAGCGGCGAGATTTATGCTCCAACAGTTGGAGGAGATTGATTTTTCTGAAAG GTACTCTCCTCTGAAGGAAATTCTTCAAAGTTGTGATTTTCTTGTGGAATTGGAGCAAAAAATAGAATTCTGTATTGATTGCAGTTTTTCAGTAATCCTTGACAGAGCTAGTGAAGATTTGGAAATTATAAGGTCTGAGAGAAAGAGGAATATGGATAATCTAGAATCATTGTTGAAGCAATTATCAACTCAAGTTTTTCAAGGTGGAGGATTTGACAGGCCTTTAGTGACCAAGCGCCGTTCAAGAATGTGTGTTGCTGTCAGAGCTACGCATAGATCTTTGCTTCCTAATTCCGTAATCCTTGATACGAGCAGTAGTGGATCTACATACTTCATGGAACCTAAAGAGGCAGTTGAGTTAAACAACATGGAAGTTAAACTTTCTAGTTCTGAGAGGGTTGAGGAGCAAACAATTTTGAGTTTGCTTACATCTGAAATAGCTGAAtgtaatatgaaaataaaacacTTATTAGATAAAATATTGGAAATCGATCTTGCATTTGCAAGAGCTGCTCATGCTCAGTGGATGGGTGGTGCCTGTCCAGCTTTAAGTTCAAGAAATTGTAACATATCCCAATCTGAACATTTATCTGCAAATATAGAAGGGATACGACACCCTTTGCTTCTTGAGTCATCCTTGAGAAACTTGTCGACTGATGTGTCCCCAAGATCACCTGATTTGGATCAAGGAAATGGTGTCATGGATTTTGAAACAAAATCTCATGCACATTTCCCTGTGCCCATTGATATTAAAATTGGTCATGGAACAAAGGTTGTTGTCATCTCGGGCCCTAATACTGGAGGCAAAACAGCTTCAATGAAGACTCTAGGACTGGCTTCTGTGATGTTGAAGGCTGGCATGTATTTGCCTGCCCAAAATCAACCACGGCTTCCATGGTTTGATCTCATTCTAGCAGACATTGGAGACCAACAG TCTCTGGAACAAAGTCTGTCAACCTTTAGTGGGCACATTTCACGGCTTCGTGAGATTCTGGAAGTCGCTTCTAGAGAATCTCTAGTTCTTATTGATGAAATCGGAAGTGGGACTGATCCTTCAGAAGGTGTAGCACTTTCAGAAAGCATACTGCAATATCTCAAGGACAGGGTTAATTTAGCTGTTGTAACTACCCACTATGCAGACTTAACTCGCTTAAAAGATAAGGATAATCGGTTTGAAACAGCAGCAACAGAGTTTTCCTTGGAGACTCTACAGCCTACCTATCGGATTCTCTGGGGAAGCATGGGAGAATCAAATGCCTTGAATATTGCAAAATCAATGggttttgatgaaaaaataatagagcGAGCAGAATTATGGGTGAACAAATTGATGCCAGACAATCAGCAGGAGCAGAAGGGTTTACTTTATCGGTCACTAATTGAAGAAAGAGACAGACTAGAATCTCAAGCAATGGAAGCTGCTTCTCTTCATTCAGAtattatgaatatttataatgAG ATCAACAATGAAGCACAAGATCTTGATGTACGTGAAGCTGCCCTCATAGCAAAGGAAACACGTGATATCCAACAGGAAGTGAGAACCGTGAAAAATGAGATCCAAACTATAGTACAGCGGTTTGAGAGCCAACTCAGAAATGTAAGTGCGGACGAGATTAATACAATTGTAAAAAAAGCGGAAGCTGCTATTGCATCGATAGTTGAAGCTCATCAGCCTAGTAAAGATTCTCTTGTCAGAGAAATGGGCCAGAGCCTTTACACACCACAGGTTGGAGAACAAGCATATGTGAAGGCGTTTGGAAATAAGTTAGCCACTGTGGTTGAGGAATCTAGGGATGATGACACTATCCTTGTTCAATTTGGAAAAATCAGAGTCCGGGTGGGCATAAGCAGTATAAGACCCATTCCCCCTGATGCTTCTTCCAGTTCAGCTAACTTGAAAACCCAG GTTCAGCGGATCAGGAGTCTCAGAGATCTTGGAAGTGTCTCTGAAGCAAGCAAAAATCAGCAGGATTCTTATGGCCCTGTTCTGCAGACATCTAAAAACACGGTAGATTTGCGTGGCTTGAGAGTGGAGGATGCTTCTCACCGGCTAAACATGGCCATTGATTCAAGAGCGCCTAATtctgttatttttgttattcaTGGGATGGGCACTGGGGTCGTAAAAGAATCTGCACTAAAATTACTAAGAGATCATCCTCGTGTTGCTATGTTTGAACAGGAAAGTCCTATGAATTATGGCTGTACAGTGGCTTATATCAAATGA